Proteins encoded within one genomic window of Pirellulales bacterium:
- a CDS encoding DUF1549 and DUF1553 domain-containing protein: MKRPPLPEVQRLDWVQSPIDAFVLAALEDKSLDPAPQAAPLALLRRVFLDLIGLPPTVAEQAAFLADPSPAAYARVVDDLLSRPQYGERWARHWLDVVRYAESNGYERDGAKPNAWRYRDYVIASLNDDKPYDRFIIEQLAGDELPGSNAETQIATTFLRLGLWDDEPADPLVDRYDQLDDVVGVTSASLLGLTLRCARCHDHKFEPFTQQDYARVLAAFEPLKRPQNNREDLDRLVGTPQELETFRNATAAVDQRVGTLRRDLDTLESHVARRLVATGSSKLPPEMQTALTTDPATRSKEQQELLAKAREQIVAEIIKACTTEETRQRNGILGEMASAEATRPAEPPRAYVWFEDTPQASPTHVFYRGDPRSPREEVAAGVPAVLVDAPPRAAAPTAVSTGRRLQLAHWIADSNHPLTARVMVNRIWQQHFGEGLVATENDFGLMGSPPSHPELLDWLAAEFVASGWKFKSLHRHILLSATYQMAAVSNPAAEASDPKIEFLWCYPSRRLQAETIRDLILSASGQLNLDAGGPSVYPKIAPAVLASQSRPGLGWGSSDEHAASRRSVYVFVKRTLPLPELEVLDQPNPDSSCEQRQTSTIAPQALTYLNGEFINQQAGLFADRLLREAGHEPAAQVDLSFRLTLCRLPTDAERDVVLQFLAEHRRQIESDVQTAPAAAPIDPERQALTSYCLMLLNTNEFVFLP; encoded by the coding sequence GTGAAGCGCCCGCCTCTGCCCGAAGTGCAGCGGCTCGATTGGGTGCAAAGTCCCATCGATGCGTTCGTGCTGGCGGCGCTCGAGGACAAGTCGCTCGACCCGGCGCCGCAGGCCGCGCCGCTGGCGCTGTTGCGGCGCGTCTTTCTCGACCTGATCGGGCTGCCGCCCACGGTGGCCGAGCAAGCAGCGTTTCTCGCAGATCCGTCGCCCGCGGCCTATGCCCGTGTGGTTGACGATTTGCTAAGCCGGCCGCAATACGGCGAGCGTTGGGCCAGGCATTGGCTCGACGTGGTGCGCTATGCGGAATCGAACGGGTACGAACGCGACGGGGCCAAGCCGAACGCGTGGCGTTATCGTGACTATGTCATCGCCTCGCTGAACGACGACAAGCCGTACGATCGTTTCATCATCGAGCAATTGGCCGGCGACGAACTGCCGGGTTCGAACGCCGAAACGCAGATCGCGACCACTTTCTTGCGTTTGGGCCTGTGGGACGACGAACCGGCCGATCCGCTGGTCGACCGGTACGACCAGTTGGACGACGTCGTCGGCGTCACGAGTGCGTCCTTGCTGGGGCTCACGCTCCGCTGTGCGCGCTGCCACGATCACAAGTTCGAGCCGTTTACTCAACAGGACTATGCTCGCGTGCTGGCGGCCTTCGAGCCGCTGAAGCGCCCGCAGAACAACCGCGAAGATCTTGACCGGCTGGTGGGTACTCCGCAAGAGCTCGAGACGTTCCGCAACGCGACCGCAGCGGTCGATCAGCGCGTCGGTACCTTGCGGCGCGACCTGGATACGCTCGAATCGCACGTCGCGCGGCGGCTGGTCGCCACCGGATCGAGCAAGTTGCCGCCGGAGATGCAGACGGCTTTGACGACCGATCCGGCGACGCGCTCCAAAGAGCAGCAAGAGCTGCTCGCCAAGGCGCGCGAGCAAATCGTGGCCGAGATCATCAAGGCCTGCACGACAGAAGAGACCCGCCAGCGCAATGGGATCTTGGGCGAGATGGCCTCGGCCGAGGCAACGCGTCCGGCCGAGCCGCCGCGGGCATACGTCTGGTTCGAAGACACGCCCCAGGCGAGCCCGACGCACGTGTTCTACCGCGGCGATCCGCGAAGCCCGCGCGAGGAAGTTGCCGCCGGCGTACCAGCCGTGTTGGTCGATGCGCCGCCCCGCGCGGCCGCGCCCACCGCGGTCAGCACGGGTCGTCGCCTGCAGCTGGCCCATTGGATCGCCGACAGCAATCACCCGCTGACTGCGCGCGTGATGGTCAACCGAATCTGGCAGCAACATTTCGGCGAGGGGCTGGTCGCGACGGAGAACGATTTCGGCCTGATGGGCAGCCCGCCGTCGCATCCCGAACTGCTCGATTGGCTGGCCGCCGAATTTGTCGCCAGCGGCTGGAAATTCAAATCGCTGCACCGGCACATCCTGTTGTCGGCCACTTACCAGATGGCGGCCGTGTCGAACCCTGCGGCCGAAGCGTCGGACCCGAAGATCGAATTCCTCTGGTGCTATCCGTCGCGGCGTTTGCAGGCCGAAACGATTCGCGATTTGATCTTGTCCGCCAGCGGTCAGTTGAACCTGGATGCCGGCGGGCCGAGCGTATATCCCAAGATCGCGCCCGCGGTCCTGGCCAGCCAATCGCGGCCGGGGCTGGGCTGGGGTAGCTCGGACGAACACGCCGCCTCGCGCCGCAGCGTGTACGTGTTTGTCAAACGCACGCTGCCGTTGCCCGAGCTGGAGGTGCTCGATCAGCCGAACCCCGATTCGAGCTGCGAGCAGCGCCAAACATCGACGATCGCGCCGCAGGCGCTGACCTACCTGAATGGCGAGTTCATCAACCAGCAGGCCGGGCTGTTTGCCGATCGGCTGCTGCGCGAGGCGGGTCACGAACCCGCGGCGCAAGTCGACTTGTCGTTCCGGTTGACGTTGTGCCGGCTGCCGACTGACGCCGAGCGAGACGTTGTCCTGCAGTTTCTCGCCGAGCATCGACGGCAAATCGAATCCGACGTCCAAACGGCACCGGCCGCGGCGCCGATCGATCCCGAACGGCAAGCGCTGACGTCGTATTGCCTCATGCTGCTCAACACCAACGAATTCGTATTCCTGCCGTAG
- a CDS encoding sulfite oxidase, translated as MERSTPVAHRLSRRRWLQFGALAGAAPWVLPHLGRADDPHRPSQLIAGKSDDLVIHSADPVVLGTPDAVLAQGQVTPKEKLFVRNNFLVPGYMTLEPKPLAGWQIEFSGLIGEAKTLAATELEAMPQTDRELVLQCSGNGRILFSKIAPTQGTQWQRGGIGNVRMSGVLLSEVLERLGIEIDAGAKYLTAEGLDAPSAKGKPDFEHSIPLDVAMERSLLVLRLGDEPLPAVHGGPVRLVTPGYYATMNVKWLTRLRFDVGETTNHYQLPQYRFPNRGLAPGEEFEYSLENSRPNYDLRIASRILTPADGTRVAAGRIEARGLAWNDGAAPIEAVEVSLDGRTWQATELQRSSSPWAWQRWRWTADLKPGTTTLRCRAIDRLGRSQPPDGTTTWNPHGYGWHAVDSVQLNVT; from the coding sequence GTGGAACGATCGACTCCCGTCGCACACCGACTCTCGCGGCGGCGGTGGCTCCAGTTCGGCGCGCTGGCGGGCGCGGCCCCCTGGGTGCTCCCACACTTGGGCCGCGCCGACGACCCGCATCGTCCGTCGCAGCTGATCGCCGGCAAGTCGGATGATCTGGTGATTCATAGCGCCGACCCGGTGGTGCTGGGCACTCCCGATGCGGTACTTGCCCAGGGTCAAGTCACGCCGAAAGAAAAATTGTTCGTGCGGAACAACTTTCTGGTGCCCGGCTATATGACCCTCGAGCCGAAGCCGCTGGCCGGTTGGCAGATCGAGTTTTCCGGGCTGATTGGAGAGGCCAAGACTCTGGCCGCGACTGAGCTTGAGGCCATGCCGCAAACCGATCGCGAGCTGGTCCTGCAATGCTCAGGCAATGGCCGAATCCTGTTCTCGAAGATCGCACCTACGCAAGGCACGCAATGGCAGCGCGGCGGCATCGGCAACGTGCGGATGAGCGGCGTGCTATTGAGCGAGGTTCTCGAACGCCTGGGCATTGAAATCGACGCCGGTGCGAAGTACCTGACCGCCGAAGGGCTCGATGCACCCAGCGCCAAGGGCAAGCCGGACTTCGAGCACAGTATTCCGCTCGACGTCGCCATGGAGCGGTCGCTGCTGGTCTTGCGATTAGGTGACGAACCGCTGCCGGCCGTGCATGGCGGGCCGGTGCGCCTGGTTACGCCGGGTTACTACGCCACGATGAACGTCAAGTGGCTCACTCGGCTGAGATTCGACGTCGGCGAGACGACCAATCATTACCAGTTGCCGCAATACCGCTTTCCCAATCGCGGCCTTGCGCCGGGCGAGGAATTCGAATACTCGCTGGAAAACAGCCGGCCGAACTACGACCTGCGCATCGCCAGCCGAATTCTGACGCCGGCCGACGGAACGCGAGTCGCAGCAGGGCGGATCGAGGCACGCGGTTTGGCCTGGAACGACGGCGCAGCGCCGATCGAGGCGGTCGAAGTTTCGCTCGACGGCCGTACCTGGCAAGCGACCGAACTGCAACGCTCGTCCAGCCCTTGGGCCTGGCAGCGTTGGCGCTGGACCGCGGACCTGAAGCCCGGAACCACGACGCTCCGTTGTCGGGCCATCGATCGCTTGGGCCGTTCGCAGCCTCCCGATGGCACCACGACCTGGAATCCTCACGGATATGGCTGGCATGCGGTCGACTCTGTGCAATTGAACGTCACCTGA